The following are encoded together in the Pseudomonas sp. IB20 genome:
- a CDS encoding LysR family transcriptional regulator, whose protein sequence is MSSRRPDPLAQVSDFDIRLLRIFRSVVECGGFSAAETVLGIGRSAISQQMSDLEQRLGLRLCQRGRAGFSLTEEGREVYQSVLQLLSALESFRTEVNGLHQHLRGELIIGLTDNLVTLPHMRITHALAQLKERGPDVQIQIRMIAPNEVEQGVLDGRLHVGVVPQASALSGLEYQPLYSERSLLYCAVGHPLFYADDKQLDDARIDTQDAIAPTFRLPADIQAHYQALTCTASASDREGMAFLILTGRYIGYLPDHYASLWVQQGRLRALKPTTRFYDLSLASVTRKGRRPHLVLESFLESLAATR, encoded by the coding sequence ATGAGCAGCCGTCGACCCGACCCACTGGCCCAAGTCAGCGACTTCGATATCCGCCTGCTGCGCATCTTTCGCAGCGTGGTGGAGTGCGGTGGCTTCTCGGCAGCAGAAACCGTGCTCGGCATCGGCCGATCGGCCATCAGCCAGCAGATGAGCGACCTCGAACAACGCCTGGGCTTACGCCTGTGCCAACGCGGACGCGCCGGCTTCTCCCTGACCGAAGAAGGCCGCGAGGTCTACCAATCGGTCCTGCAACTATTAAGTGCCCTGGAAAGTTTTCGCACCGAGGTCAACGGCCTGCACCAGCATTTACGCGGCGAGTTGATCATCGGCCTCACCGACAACCTCGTCACCCTGCCCCACATGCGCATCACCCACGCCCTGGCACAGTTGAAGGAACGCGGCCCGGACGTGCAAATCCAGATCCGCATGATCGCCCCCAACGAAGTCGAGCAAGGCGTGCTCGACGGCCGCCTGCATGTCGGCGTGGTGCCCCAGGCCAGCGCGCTGTCCGGCCTGGAATACCAGCCGCTGTACAGCGAACGTTCGCTGCTCTATTGCGCGGTTGGACACCCACTGTTTTATGCCGACGACAAACAGCTGGACGACGCGCGCATCGACACCCAGGACGCCATCGCCCCCACTTTCCGCCTGCCCGCCGACATCCAGGCGCATTACCAAGCACTCACCTGCACCGCCAGCGCCTCGGACCGCGAAGGCATGGCGTTCCTGATCCTCACCGGCCGCTATATCGGCTACCTGCCCGATCACTACGCCAGCCTGTGGGTGCAACAAGGCCGACTGCGCGCGCTGAAACCGACTACACGTTTTTACGATTTAAGCCTCGCATCGGTCACACGCAAAGGCCGTCGCCCTCATTTGGTGCTGGAAAGTTTTCTCGAGAGTCTGGCGGCAACGCGCTAA
- a CDS encoding CoA-acylating methylmalonate-semialdehyde dehydrogenase, with amino-acid sequence MSLIQHLINGQLVSESGRTADVYNPSTGQVIHQVPLASRETIQSAIDSAKAAFPAWRNTPPAKRAQVMFRFKQLLEQNEARISQLISEEHGKTLEDAAGELKRGIENVEYACSAPEILKGEYSRNVGPNIDAWSDFQPLGVVAGITPFNFPAMVPLWMYPLAIVCGNCFILKPSERDPSSTLLIAQLLQEAGLPKGVLSVVHGDKGAVDALIEAPEVKALSFVGSTPIAEYIYCEATKRGKRVQALGGAKNHAVLMPDADLDNAVSALMGAAYGSCGERCMAISVAVCVGDQVADALIAKLVPQVKALKIGAGTSCGLDMGPLVTGQARDKVSGYIEDGVASGAELVVDGRGLSIAGHEEGFFLGGSLFDRVTPQMRIYKEEIFGPVLCVVRVSSLEAAMQLINDHEYGNGTCIFTRDGEAARLFCDEIEVGMVGVNVPLPVPVAYHSFGGWKRSLFGDLHAYGPDGVRFYTRRKAITQRWPQRASHEASQFAFPSL; translated from the coding sequence ATGAGCCTTATCCAACATTTGATCAATGGCCAGTTGGTCAGTGAGTCCGGCCGCACCGCCGACGTGTACAACCCGTCCACCGGCCAGGTGATTCACCAGGTGCCGTTGGCCAGCCGTGAAACCATTCAAAGCGCTATCGACTCAGCCAAGGCGGCGTTCCCTGCCTGGCGTAACACCCCGCCGGCCAAGCGTGCCCAGGTGATGTTTCGTTTCAAGCAATTGCTGGAGCAGAACGAAGCACGTATCTCGCAGTTGATCAGTGAAGAACACGGCAAGACCTTGGAAGACGCCGCGGGCGAGTTGAAGCGTGGCATCGAGAACGTGGAGTACGCGTGCTCGGCGCCGGAGATTCTCAAAGGCGAGTACAGCCGTAACGTGGGGCCGAACATTGATGCGTGGTCGGACTTCCAGCCGTTGGGCGTGGTGGCCGGTATTACGCCGTTCAACTTCCCTGCCATGGTGCCGCTGTGGATGTACCCGCTGGCGATCGTCTGCGGTAACTGTTTCATCCTGAAACCTTCGGAACGTGATCCAAGCTCTACGCTGCTGATTGCGCAGTTGTTGCAGGAAGCTGGTTTGCCGAAAGGTGTGTTGAGTGTGGTGCACGGTGACAAGGGCGCGGTGGATGCGCTGATCGAAGCGCCGGAAGTCAAAGCGCTGAGCTTTGTGGGATCGACGCCGATTGCCGAATACATCTATTGCGAAGCGACCAAGCGCGGCAAGCGCGTGCAGGCACTGGGCGGGGCGAAGAACCATGCGGTGCTGATGCCGGATGCGGACTTGGATAACGCCGTGAGTGCCTTGATGGGCGCGGCCTATGGTTCGTGCGGTGAGCGTTGCATGGCGATTTCGGTCGCCGTATGCGTAGGCGATCAGGTGGCGGATGCATTGATCGCCAAGCTGGTGCCGCAGGTCAAGGCGTTGAAAATTGGCGCGGGCACATCCTGTGGTCTGGATATGGGGCCGTTGGTGACGGGCCAGGCGCGGGATAAGGTCAGTGGCTATATAGAAGACGGCGTAGCGTCGGGCGCTGAGCTGGTGGTGGATGGTCGTGGGTTGAGTATTGCGGGCCATGAAGAAGGTTTCTTCCTGGGTGGCAGCCTGTTCGACCGCGTGACCCCGCAGATGCGTATCTATAAAGAAGAGATCTTTGGTCCGGTGCTGTGTGTGGTGCGGGTGAGCAGCCTGGAAGCGGCGATGCAACTGATCAATGATCACGAATACGGTAACGGTACGTGCATCTTTACCCGTGACGGGGAGGCGGCGCGTCTGTTCTGTGACGAGATTGAAGTGGGTATGGTTGGTGTGAACGTTCCACTGCCGGTGCCGGTGGCTTATCACAGCTTTGGTGGCTGGAAGCGTTCGCTGTTTGGCGACTTACATGCCTACGGGCCGGACGGGGTGCGTTTCTATACCCGTCGTAAGGCGATCACCCAGCGCTGGCCGCAACGGGCCAGCCATGAAGCGTCGCAGTTTGCCTTTCCTAGCTTGTAA
- a CDS encoding paraquat-inducible protein A, which produces MRAIDAGILICTECHELNKQKTDTDEQLCTRCGALIHARRPNSLTRTWALLITAAILYIPANLLPIMTVNSLGQGEPSTIMAGVIQLVQHGMFPIAAVVFIASILVPTFKLVGIGLLLFSVQRHQPLSAQQRIIMYRFIEFIGRWSMLDIFVIAILVAVVNFGRLASVEANLGAAAFASVVILTMLAAVTFDPRLIWDNTESDDDHE; this is translated from the coding sequence ATGCGGGCGATTGATGCGGGCATTCTGATTTGTACTGAATGCCACGAGTTGAACAAGCAGAAGACCGATACTGATGAGCAGCTCTGCACCCGTTGCGGCGCGCTGATCCATGCCCGTCGCCCCAACAGCCTCACGCGTACCTGGGCGTTGCTGATCACGGCGGCGATCTTGTATATCCCCGCCAATCTATTACCAATTATGACCGTCAACTCCCTTGGCCAGGGCGAACCCAGTACCATCATGGCCGGCGTGATCCAGCTGGTTCAGCACGGCATGTTCCCCATCGCTGCGGTGGTGTTTATCGCCAGTATCCTGGTGCCGACGTTCAAGCTGGTAGGCATTGGCCTGCTGCTGTTCTCGGTGCAGCGTCACCAACCGCTGTCCGCGCAACAACGCATTATCATGTACCGCTTTATCGAATTCATTGGCCGCTGGTCCATGCTGGATATCTTCGTGATCGCCATCCTGGTTGCGGTTGTTAACTTTGGGCGACTTGCCAGTGTCGAGGCCAATCTCGGTGCTGCAGCGTTCGCCAGTGTGGTGATCTTGACGATGCTTGCCGCAGTAACTTTTGATCCCCGACTGATTTGGGACAACACGGAGTCGGACGACGACCATGAGTGA
- a CDS encoding uracil-xanthine permease family protein produces the protein MPPKSSSPSDLIYGLDDRPKPLPALLAALQHVLAAFVGIITPPLIIGSTLGLTAHLPYLISMALMVSGVGTFIQARRPFGIGAGMICLQGTSFAFLGAILSAGFLVKQRGGSPEDIMAMIFGVCFFGAAVQIVLSRFIGQLRRVITPLVTGIVITLIGISLIKVGITDLGGGFNAPDFGAPINLALGVFVVLTIIVLNRSNTPWVRLSAIIIGLALGSLAAWFSGKLVPQALPDLPLISVPLPFRFGFNFDWSAFLPIALIYLISSIETVGDLTANCMIARQPISGPSYISRLKGGVLGDGVSCMIAATFSAFPNTTFAQNNGVIQLTGVASRYVGLYIGVLLFCLGLFPLIGAVLQQIPKPVLGGATLVMFGSVAAAGVRILAQAPLDRRSMLIIATSFGVGLGIAAQPGLLHLMPALVQNLFDSAITSGGLTAIVLCLLLPEAKVTCAGANHAPESDTLEPL, from the coding sequence ATGCCACCAAAATCCTCCAGCCCCAGTGACCTGATCTACGGCCTCGACGACCGGCCAAAACCGCTGCCCGCCCTACTGGCTGCACTGCAACATGTGCTGGCCGCTTTCGTAGGGATCATTACCCCGCCACTGATCATCGGCTCCACCCTGGGCCTCACCGCCCATTTGCCCTACTTGATCAGCATGGCGTTGATGGTCTCCGGCGTCGGCACGTTCATTCAGGCACGCAGGCCATTTGGCATCGGCGCCGGAATGATCTGCCTGCAAGGCACCAGCTTTGCGTTTCTCGGCGCGATATTGTCGGCGGGTTTCTTGGTGAAACAACGCGGCGGCAGCCCGGAAGACATCATGGCGATGATCTTCGGCGTGTGTTTTTTCGGCGCAGCCGTGCAGATCGTGTTGAGCCGTTTTATCGGCCAACTGCGTCGCGTGATCACGCCCTTAGTCACCGGGATTGTCATCACGCTGATCGGCATCAGCCTGATCAAAGTCGGCATCACCGACCTAGGCGGCGGGTTTAACGCGCCGGACTTCGGCGCGCCCATCAATCTGGCGCTGGGCGTGTTCGTAGTGCTGACCATCATTGTGCTCAACCGCTCAAACACGCCATGGGTGCGCCTCTCGGCGATTATCATCGGCCTGGCCCTCGGCAGTCTGGCCGCGTGGTTCAGCGGCAAACTGGTCCCGCAAGCCTTGCCAGACTTGCCGTTGATCAGCGTGCCACTGCCGTTTCGCTTCGGTTTCAACTTCGACTGGAGCGCGTTCCTACCGATCGCGCTGATTTATCTGATCAGCAGCATCGAAACCGTCGGCGACCTCACCGCCAACTGCATGATCGCCCGCCAGCCCATCAGCGGCCCTTCTTATATAAGCCGGCTCAAAGGCGGTGTATTGGGCGATGGCGTGAGTTGCATGATCGCCGCCACATTCAGCGCCTTTCCCAACACCACCTTCGCGCAGAATAACGGCGTGATCCAACTCACTGGCGTGGCCAGTCGTTACGTCGGCTTATACATCGGCGTGTTGCTGTTTTGCCTCGGCTTGTTTCCGCTGATTGGCGCCGTGCTGCAGCAAATCCCCAAGCCAGTATTGGGCGGCGCGACCTTGGTGATGTTCGGCAGCGTCGCCGCCGCCGGTGTGCGCATCCTCGCCCAGGCACCGCTGGACCGGCGCAGCATGCTGATTATCGCCACCTCGTTCGGCGTCGGCCTGGGCATTGCCGCCCAACCGGGCCTGCTGCACTTGATGCCAGCCCTGGTGCAAAACCTGTTCGATTCCGCCATCACCAGCGGCGGCCTGACCGCCATCGTGTTGTGCCTGTTATTACCGGAAGCCAAAGTGACCTGCGCTGGCGCAAACCACGCGCCGGAAAGCGACACGCTGGAACCGCTTTGA
- a CDS encoding PqiB family protein has product MSDLPKAKTRPASNWSAIWVLPLIALIIGGWLGWRAYSQQGIEIQVRFESGEGIQVNKTEVVYKGMTVGKVKTLALDDEGSNRGVIATVEMNKDVEQYLKTNTRFWLVKPSVSLAGITGLETLVSGNYIAASPGDGEPTRKFKALSEEPPLSDAKPGLHLTIKADRLGSLNRGSPVFYKQIQVGQVKSYLLSEDQSTVEIKVYIEPTYASLVRKHTRFWNASGISIDANLSGVKVRSESLSSIVAGGIAFATPENRKDSPPTDPSLPFRLYEDFDAAAAGIKVKVKLTDFEGLQAGRTPVMYKGIQVGSLKTLKIDPDLSSANAELTLDPLAEDYLVQDTQFWVVKPSISLAGITGLEALVKGNYIAIRPGDKGSAPQREFVARAKAPPLDLRSPGLHMVLFTDNLGSLDVGSPILYKQVKVGSVQSYQFSRKNKQLVIGVHIEKEYENLVNGSTRFWNASGVTLTGGLTGGIQVKSESLASLMAGGIAFETPEPNVPLKKRIPRFRLFADREAANQHGTLVTIKVDRADGLRPGTPVRFKGLDVGKIESVDLSADMQSVLLSARITQVADRIARTGSQFWVVKPELGLMKTSNLETLVTGQYIEVQPSAKNAGPQKSFVALDKPPEAVHQEEGLSLVLSAARRGSLKEGVPVTYREVTVGKVTGYELGQTADRVLIHILIEPKYAPLVRSGSRFWNTSGFGLDFGLFKGATVRTESLETLVAGGIAFATPDGERMGNTARPQQTFPLFDKFEDEWLTWAPKIPLGK; this is encoded by the coding sequence ATGAGTGATTTGCCAAAAGCTAAAACCCGCCCAGCCTCCAACTGGTCGGCCATTTGGGTGTTGCCCTTGATTGCCCTGATCATCGGCGGCTGGCTCGGATGGCGTGCTTATTCCCAGCAAGGCATCGAGATCCAGGTGCGCTTTGAAAGTGGCGAAGGTATCCAGGTCAACAAGACCGAAGTGGTTTACAAAGGCATGACCGTCGGCAAGGTCAAGACCCTGGCGCTGGACGATGAGGGCAGCAATCGCGGGGTGATCGCCACCGTCGAGATGAACAAGGATGTCGAGCAATACCTCAAGACCAATACGCGTTTCTGGCTGGTCAAACCCAGCGTCAGCCTTGCCGGTATCACCGGCTTGGAAACCCTGGTCTCGGGTAACTACATTGCCGCCAGCCCAGGCGACGGTGAGCCGACTCGCAAGTTCAAGGCCCTCTCCGAAGAGCCGCCTTTATCTGATGCCAAGCCCGGCTTGCACCTGACCATCAAAGCCGATCGCCTCGGCTCGCTGAATCGTGGCAGCCCGGTGTTCTACAAGCAGATCCAGGTCGGCCAGGTCAAAAGCTATCTGCTGTCCGAAGACCAGAGCACCGTCGAAATCAAGGTCTACATCGAACCGACCTACGCCAGCCTGGTGCGCAAACATACGCGTTTCTGGAACGCCAGCGGCATCAGCATCGACGCCAACCTCTCCGGCGTCAAAGTGCGCAGTGAATCCCTTTCCAGCATCGTCGCCGGCGGCATCGCTTTCGCCACACCGGAGAATCGCAAGGACAGCCCGCCAACCGACCCGAGCCTGCCGTTCCGCTTGTACGAAGACTTTGACGCTGCCGCCGCCGGTATCAAGGTCAAGGTCAAACTCACCGACTTCGAAGGCCTGCAGGCTGGGCGCACCCCGGTCATGTACAAAGGCATTCAGGTCGGTAGCCTGAAAACCCTGAAGATCGACCCGGACCTGTCCAGCGCCAATGCCGAGCTGACCCTCGACCCACTCGCCGAAGACTACCTGGTGCAAGACACCCAGTTCTGGGTGGTCAAGCCGTCCATCTCCCTGGCCGGTATCACTGGCCTGGAAGCCTTGGTCAAAGGTAACTACATCGCCATTCGCCCCGGTGACAAAGGCAGCGCACCACAACGTGAGTTCGTTGCCCGGGCCAAGGCGCCACCGCTGGACCTGCGTTCCCCTGGCCTGCACATGGTGCTCTTCACCGATAACCTCGGCTCGCTGGATGTCGGCAGCCCGATCCTCTACAAGCAGGTCAAGGTCGGTTCGGTGCAGAGCTACCAGTTCTCGCGCAAGAACAAGCAACTGGTGATCGGCGTTCACATCGAGAAGGAATATGAAAACCTGGTCAACGGTTCGACACGCTTTTGGAATGCCAGCGGTGTCACGCTGACGGGCGGGCTCACCGGCGGCATCCAAGTGAAAAGTGAATCCCTGGCCAGCCTGATGGCCGGCGGTATCGCCTTCGAAACCCCGGAACCGAACGTGCCGCTGAAAAAACGTATTCCGCGCTTCCGTCTGTTTGCTGATCGCGAGGCTGCCAATCAACACGGCACCTTGGTAACCATCAAGGTTGATCGTGCCGACGGTTTGCGCCCCGGCACGCCGGTACGCTTCAAAGGCCTGGACGTGGGCAAGATCGAGAGCGTCGACCTGAGTGCCGACATGCAGTCGGTGTTGCTCAGCGCGCGCATCACCCAAGTGGCTGACCGGATCGCACGCACCGGCAGCCAGTTCTGGGTGGTCAAGCCAGAACTGGGCCTGATGAAAACCTCGAACCTGGAAACCCTGGTCACCGGCCAATACATCGAAGTACAGCCCTCCGCGAAAAACGCCGGGCCACAAAAAAGCTTCGTTGCGTTGGATAAGCCACCCGAGGCGGTCCATCAGGAGGAAGGCTTGAGCCTGGTGCTCAGCGCTGCACGCCGTGGCTCGCTGAAGGAAGGCGTCCCCGTCACCTACCGCGAAGTCACGGTCGGCAAAGTCACCGGCTACGAGCTGGGCCAGACCGCCGACCGCGTACTGATCCATATCCTGATTGAGCCCAAGTACGCGCCACTGGTACGCAGCGGCAGCCGCTTCTGGAACACCAGCGGCTTCGGGCTCGACTTCGGCCTGTTCAAAGGCGCGACGGTACGTACCGAGTCCCTGGAGACCCTGGTCGCGGGCGGCATCGCCTTCGCTACGCCAGATGGCGAGCGCATGGGCAACACTGCACGGCCGCAGCAAACCTTCCCGCTGTTCGACAAGTTTGAAGATGAATGGCTGACGTGGGCGCCTAAAATTCCGCTCGGCAAATAA
- a CDS encoding aspartate aminotransferase family protein: MNMPENAPSSLASQLKLDAHWMPYTANRNFQRDPRLIVAAEGSWLIDDKGRKVYDSLSGLWTCGAGHTRKEIQEAVSKQLGTLDYSPGFQYGHPLSFQLAEKITDLTPGNLNHVFFTDSGSECADTAVKMVRAYWRLKGQATKTKMIGRARGYHGVNIAGTSLGGVNGNRKLFGQGLMDVDHLPHTLLASNAFSRGMPELGGIALADELLKLIELHDASNIAAVFVEPMAGSAGVLVPPQGYLKRLREICDQHNILLVFDEVITGFGRTGSMFGADSFGVTPDLMCIAKQVTNGAIPMGAVIASSEIYQTFMNQATPEYAVEFPHGYTYSAHPVACAAGLAALDLLQKENLVQSVAEVAPHFENALHGLKGSKNVIDIRNYGLAGAIQIAPRDGDAIVRPFEAGMALWKAGFYVRFGGDTLQFGPTFNSKPQDLDRLFDAVGEVLNKID, encoded by the coding sequence ATGAACATGCCCGAAAACGCCCCTTCGTCCCTGGCCAGCCAACTGAAGTTGGATGCTCACTGGATGCCTTACACCGCCAACCGCAACTTCCAACGTGACCCGCGTCTGATCGTGGCGGCCGAAGGCAGTTGGTTGATCGATGATAAGGGCCGCAAGGTGTATGACTCGTTATCGGGCCTGTGGACCTGCGGCGCCGGGCACACACGCAAGGAAATCCAGGAAGCGGTCTCCAAGCAGTTGGGCACCCTGGACTACTCCCCGGGCTTCCAATACGGTCATCCGCTGTCGTTCCAGCTGGCGGAAAAGATTACCGACTTGACCCCAGGCAACCTGAACCACGTGTTTTTCACCGATTCCGGCTCCGAGTGCGCCGACACCGCGGTGAAAATGGTGCGTGCCTACTGGCGCCTGAAGGGCCAGGCCACCAAGACCAAAATGATCGGCCGTGCCCGTGGCTATCACGGTGTGAACATCGCCGGCACCAGCCTGGGTGGCGTCAACGGCAACCGTAAGCTGTTTGGCCAGGGTTTGATGGATGTGGACCACCTGCCGCACACCTTGCTGGCGAGCAATGCTTTTTCCCGTGGCATGCCGGAGCTGGGTGGTATCGCCTTGGCCGATGAGTTGCTCAAGCTGATCGAATTGCACGACGCGTCGAACATCGCTGCGGTGTTCGTTGAGCCGATGGCCGGCTCCGCTGGTGTGCTGGTGCCGCCACAGGGTTACCTCAAGCGTCTGCGTGAGATCTGCGATCAGCACAATATTCTGTTGGTGTTCGACGAAGTGATCACCGGTTTCGGCCGTACCGGCTCGATGTTCGGCGCCGACAGCTTTGGCGTGACCCCGGACCTGATGTGCATTGCCAAGCAAGTCACCAACGGCGCAATCCCAATGGGCGCGGTGATTGCTAGCAGCGAGATCTATCAGACCTTTATGAACCAGGCGACGCCGGAATACGCAGTGGAATTCCCCCACGGCTACACCTACTCGGCGCACCCGGTTGCTTGTGCTGCGGGCCTTGCGGCATTGGACTTGTTGCAGAAAGAAAACCTGGTGCAGAGCGTAGCCGAAGTCGCCCCGCACTTTGAGAATGCACTGCACGGTTTGAAGGGCAGCAAAAACGTGATCGATATTCGTAACTACGGCTTGGCCGGTGCGATCCAGATTGCCCCGCGTGACGGTGATGCCATCGTGCGTCCATTCGAGGCTGGCATGGCCTTGTGGAAAGCCGGCTTCTACGTGCGCTTTGGCGGCGACACGTTGCAGTTCGGGCCAACCTTCAACAGCAAGCCGCAGGACCTGGATCGTCTGTTTGACGCGGTCGGCGAAGTGCTGAACAAGATCGACTGA
- a CDS encoding paraquat-inducible protein A, with translation MPDPVDTLEVSDLPLEDLVACHECDLLMRKPILALGEKAQCPRCGYELYAHRHNVVERSLALVLAALLLYIPANFLPIMQLNLLGQSSDDTVWSGVIGLFDTGMQSVAAVVFLCSMGIPLLKLLCQLAVLLSIRWKIGRSYGLLLYRIYHHLKDWGMLEVYLMGVLVAIVKLADMASITIGLGLICFVSLLIVQVLLEVVMSPHQIWQALSGEDDHAGD, from the coding sequence ATGCCCGATCCGGTTGATACCCTCGAGGTGTCGGACTTACCACTGGAGGATCTGGTGGCATGCCATGAGTGCGACTTGCTGATGCGCAAGCCCATACTCGCCCTCGGTGAAAAAGCCCAATGCCCACGCTGCGGTTACGAGCTCTATGCTCACCGCCACAACGTCGTTGAGCGTAGCCTCGCCTTGGTGCTGGCAGCGCTATTGCTGTACATCCCCGCGAACTTTTTACCCATCATGCAGCTCAATCTACTCGGGCAGTCCTCAGACGACACCGTGTGGAGCGGCGTTATCGGCCTGTTTGATACCGGTATGCAAAGTGTCGCGGCCGTAGTGTTTCTGTGCAGCATGGGCATCCCGCTGCTCAAATTGCTCTGCCAATTGGCCGTGCTGCTCAGCATTCGCTGGAAGATCGGCCGCAGTTATGGGCTGCTGCTCTACCGCATTTACCATCACCTCAAGGATTGGGGGATGTTAGAGGTCTACCTGATGGGTGTGCTCGTCGCGATCGTAAAGCTCGCCGACATGGCCTCCATCACCATCGGCCTCGGGCTCATTTGTTTCGTCAGTCTATTAATCGTTCAGGTACTGCTTGAGGTGGTGATGTCGCCCCACCAGATCTGGCAGGCGTTGTCAGGAGAGGATGATCATGCGGGCGATTGA